The Intrasporangium calvum DSM 43043 sequence GAGCAGGTCCGCCAGGTCCGCCAGGGCGTCATGGAGCTCTACCTGTCGGACCACCCCGCCGACTGCCCCGGGTGTGCACGCGGGAACTGCGAGATGCAGGCCCTCGCCCGCGAGGTCGGCGTGGCCGAGGTTCGCTACGGGCTCGGTGGGGCCAACCACCTCTCCGACACCGCGGACACCTCGAACCCCTACTTCGCCTACGACCCCAAGGCCTGCATCGTCTGCTCGCGCTGCGTGCGAGCCTGCGCTGAGGTCCAGGGCACCTTCGCCCTGACCGTCGAGGGCCGCGGCTTCGACTCCCGGATCACCGCCGGCGGGGCCCCCAGCTTCCTCGAGTCCGAGTGCGTCTCCTGCGGAGCCTGCGTCCAGGCGTGCCCCACCGACGCCCTCACCGAGAAGTCGGTGATCGAGCTCGGCATGCCGACGCGGTCGGTCGACACGACCTGCGCCTACTGCGGAGTGGGATGCTCCTTCCGGGCCGAGGTCCAGGGCACCGGTGACGAGACCCGCGTCGTGCGGATGATGCCGAGCAAGGACGGCGGAGCCAACGAGGGCCATTCGTGCGTCAAGGGCCGCTTTGCCTACGGCTACACCAACCACCGCGACCGGCAGCTCGAGCCGATGGTGCGTGACACCATCGACGACGAGTGGCGCTCCGTGTCCTGGGCCGAGGCCATCGACCGGGTCGCCTTGGGCTTCAAGGAGATCCAGCGCCGTCATGGAGTCGGCGCGATCGGCGGCATCTCATCCTCGCGGTGCACGAACGAGGAGGTCTATGTCGTCCAGAAGATGGTGCGCGCAGCCTTCCGCAACAACAACATCGACACCTGCGCCCGGGTCTGCCACTCCCCCACCGGCTACGGGCTCAACCAGACGTTCGGCACGTCGGCCGGCACCCAGGACTTCTCGTCCGTCGAGCACTGCGACGTCATGCTCCTCATCGGTGCCAACCCCACCGACGCCCACCCCGTCTTCGGGTCGCGGATGAAGCGGCGGCTTCGGGAAGGCGCCCAGATCATCGTCGCGGACCCTCGCCGGATCGACCTCGTCCGCTCCCCGCACGTCGAGGCGGCCCACCACCTGCCGCTGCTGCCGGGCAGCAACGTCGCCTTCATCAACGCGATGGCCCACACGATCGTCACCGAGGGACTGCACGACGAGGGGTTCCTCCGCTCCCGGTGCGAGGGGGTCGACGACTACCTCGAGTTCATCGCCCGGGACGAGAACTCTCCGGAGGAGACCGCCCAGGCGACCGGGATCGACCCGGCGGAGCTGCGTGCGGCGGCCCGCCTCTACGCCGCCGGCCCGAACTCGGCCATCTACTACGGGCTCGGGGTCACCGAGCACAGCCAGGGCTCGACCATGGTGATGGGCCTGGCCAACCTCGCCATGCTCACGGGGAACGTCGGACGCGAAGGGGTGGGCGTCAACCCACTCCGGGGACAGAACAACGTCCAGGGCTCGTGCGACATGGGCTCCTTCCCCCACGAGCTGCCCGGGTACCGCCACGTCGGCCTCGACGACGTCCGTGCCATCTACGAGTCGCTGTGGGGGCTGCCGCTCGACCCCGAGCCGGGGCTGCGCATCCCCAACATGTTCGACGCCGCGATCGGCGGCTCGTTCAAGGGGCTCTACGTCCAGGGCGAGGACATTGCCCAGTCGGACCCCAACCTCAACCACGTCCGCGAGGCGCTGACCTCGATGGAGCTGGTCGTCGTCCAGGACCTCTTCCTCAACGAGACCGCGAAGTACGCCCACGTCTTCCTCCCCGGCACGTCGTTCCTCGAGAAGGACGGCACCTTCACCAACGCCGAGCGGCGGCTCAACCGCGTGCGGCCCGTCCTGCCGAGCCGCACCGGCAAGGACGAGTGGGAGATCGTCTGCGACATCGCCACCGCGATGGGCTACCCGATGTCCTACCCCGACGCCGCAGCCATCATGGACGAGATCGCAGCCACCACACCGACCTTCGCGGGCCTCTCCTTCCAGCGGCTCGACGCCGAAGGCAGCCTGCAGTGGCCGGTGAACGACCAGTCGCCGCACGGGACGCCCACCATGCACGTCGGCCAGTTCGTCAGGGGCAAGGGCAAGCTCATCCCGACCGTCTTCGTCCCGACGACCGAGACGACGAACCGCCGGTTCCCGCTCATCCTCACGACCGGGCGCATCCTCACGCAGTACAACGTCGGGGCCCAGACCCGCCGGACCGCGAACGAGACCTGGCACCCGGAGGACGTCCTCGAGATCCACCCCGCCGACGCCGAGGTCCGCGGCATCCGGACCGGCGACCGCGTGGAGCTGAGCAGCCGGGTCGGCACGACGACGCTGCACGCCCTCGTCTCCGAGCGGATGCAACCGGGCGTCGTCTACACCACCTTCCACCATCCCGTGACCGGGGCGAACGTCGTCACGACGGAGAACTCGGACTGGGCGACCAACTGTCCTGAGTACAAGGTCACCGCCGTCCAGGTCGGGGTGGCCAACGCCGGCGACGAGGCGCTCGCCCACGCGTCCGAGGCGGTGGCGTCCCGATGAGCGGGACGGTCCCCCCGGAGATCCGCCTGGGCAACGACATCGCGCGCGCCATGCACCACCTGCCCCCTGACCAAGCCGCCACCACGCTCGCGACGCACCTCAAGAAGTTCTGGGAGCCGCGGATGAGACGAGCCCTCGTCGAGCGGGTCCGCACCGATGACCCACGCGTCGACCCCCTGCTGGCGCGGGCGACCATGACCTATCTCGCCGACCAGGTCGACCACGCCGAGGTGGCCGAGCCGTCGGGCGGCTGACCTTCACGCTGCCGCACCGCGCGGAGCTGACCTTCACGCTGCCGCACATCGTCGAGTGTGCAGTACGTGCCGCTCAGACCGGCACACCTCGCGAAATGCCTCGGCACGAACTGCACACTCGACGAGGCGGCAGCGGCGCCGAGACCAGCTCGGCCCCGCGCCCGAGGGCACCTCGGGTACGGGGCCGAGCCCAGCGGCATACGGCTGGAGCTTGGGGTCTGTCCTCAGAGGTTGATCATGTGGCCGACGATCCCCTCGACGGCCTCCTTCATCGCCTCGCTGAGCGTCGGGTGGGCGAAGACGTTGCGAGCCACCTCGTCGGCGGTGAGGTCCCACTGCTGGGCCAACGTCAACGCCGGCAGCAGCTCCGTCACCTCGGGGCCGATCATGTGGGCCCCGAGGATCTCGTTGTGCTCCGCATCCGCGACGATCTTGACGAAGCCGACTCCCTCCGCCATGCCACGCGCCTTGCCGTTCGCCGAGAACGGGAAGCTCGAGGTCTTGACGTCGTAGCCCTTCTCCTTGGCCTGCGCCTCGGAGTAGCCGAACGAGGCGATCTGCGGCTGGCAGAAGGTGGCCCGGGGGATCATGTCGTAGTTGAGCTCCATCGTCTCGGCGTCGCCGATCGTCTCGGCTGCGACGACGCCCATCGCCTCGGCGGTGTGCGCCAGCATGAGCTTGCCCGTCACGTCGCCGATCGCGTAGACGTTCGGCACGCTCGTGCGGCACCGACCGTCGACCTCGATGGCGCCCCGTTCGGTCATCGCCACGCCCAGGCTCTCGAGGCCGTAGCCCTGGGTGCGCGGCGCGAACCCGAAGGCGGCGAGGAACTTGTCCGCCTCGAGGACCTGCTCATCGCCACCGGTTGCCGGCGTCACGGTGACCCGCACGCCGGAGCCCGTGTCCTCGACGTTCTGGACCGCCGTCGAGAGGAGCACCTTGACGCCGAGCTTCTTGTACTGCTTGAACAGCTCCTTCGACACGTCCGCGTCCTCCGTCGGGACCATCCGGTCGAGGAACTCGACGATGGTCACGTCGACGCCGAAGTTCTTCATGACGTAGGCGAACTCGACGCCGATGGCACCGGAGCCGCCGATGATGATCGAGCCGGGCAGGTTCGCGTCGAGGATCTGCTCCTCATAGGTGACGACGTTGGTGCTCACCTGCATCCCCGGAAGCATGCGCACCACGGCGCCGGTGCCGATGATCAGGTTGTCGAAGGTGATCGAACGTGTGGAGCCGTCGTTCAGAGCGACGTCCAGCGAGGTCGCGCTGGTGATCGTGCCCCAGCCGTCGACCTCCTCGATCTTGTTCTTCTTCATCAGGTAGTGCACGCCCTTGGCGCTGGCCTCGGCGACCCCGCGGCTGCGCGCGTGCGTCGGGCCGTAGGACATCGTCGCCTCACCCTCGATGCCGAAGGTCTTCTTCTCGTGCGTGATGATGTGCGCGATCTCCGCATTGCGCAGGAGGGCCTTGCTGGGGATGCAGCCGACGTTGAGACAAACTCCGCCCCAGTACTGCTTCTCAACGACGGCGACCTTCTTGCCGAGCTGGGCCGCGCGGATCGCCGCGACGTAGCCTCCGGGTCCGGCACCGAGCACAACGACATCGAAATCAGCCATGGCCGACAGCCTATCGGGGCGCATGCCGAGCCAGTCGCGCTGTCCGCGAATGGACACTGGCCAAGGGCGCGCAGCGATCTCAGGCCCGCGGGCGTTCGCGCGGCAGGGCGGCGATCGCCTCGTCCACGTCGACGCCGGTGACCTGGAGCAGGTCGACGACGACCGAGCGCAGCTGGGCGAGGACCGTCTCGACCACGAGGTTGTCGGTGCGGGGCAGGCGAGACGTCCCGACCGCCACCTTGAGCACGGCCTTGCGGCCGGTCTCCGGGCTGGCGTTCTCGGCCAACGTCCGCGCGATGAGGTCCGCGGCGTCGGCGAGCTCGTCGATGCTCTCGCGGTAGCCGGCTGGGAGCCGCTCGCCCCGCCCGACGACGACGGTGACCTTGCGGACCAGGACGCGGGTACTGCGCATGGCCAGGTCCAACGGGTCGATGAGGTCGGCCATCTTTCGGACGCCACCAGCCTGCCGGCGCGAGAACGGCGAGCTGTGCAGCACCGAGAGCCCCTCGTCGGCCGCCGTGCGCAACTCCCTGAGGAGCGACTCGGTCTCACGCGCGGACGCGAGGACTGCAGCTGCCGCCCCGACGTCGCCGTCCTCGGCGCTGGCCGCTGCCCCCCGGAGCAGCTCGCTGATCTTGCGAGCGGCCTGCGATGCCGCCACCCGCGGTCGGCGCAAGGGTGCCTGCGGGGCGATGCTGGCGGCGACGAGCGCGACGGCTCCCCCGACCAGCGCATCGGTCCACCGCACGAAGGCCTGGCCGGGCGTCGGTGCGAGGGCCGCGACGACGATGCCCTGGACCCCGGCCTGCGTCACGAGGATGGGGCCACCCCCGACCAGAGTCGCCAGGCTCATCGCGACGAGCACGACGACCGCGATCTGCCAGCCGCCGCTCCCCGCAACACTCACGAAGAGGTCGGCCGTGAAGACGCCGACCGCCACCCCGACCGCCACCTCGACGACGCGACGCAGGCGCTGGCCGTAGGAGATGCCCAGGCAGACGACGGCGACGATGGGGGCGAAGAACGGTGTCTGGTGGGCCAGGAGGTCACTCGCGACGAACCACGCGACGCCGGCAGCGAGCGCGCACTGGACCACGAGGAAGGCACGGGAGCGCAACCTGGCGAGTCGGGTCGACACCCCGGCCCGGCTGCTCTCCCACGCCCGGTCCAAGGCGTCGAGAACCCGGGCGTCCGATCTCAGGTAGTCGTCCACGAGACCATCCTCGGTGTTGGGTCGGTGTTGGGTCGGTGTTGGGTCGGTGTTGGGTCGGTGTTGGGTCGGTGTTGGGTCGGTGTTGGGTCGGTGTTGGGTCGGTGTTCGTCGGTTTGGGCCGCTGGTGGGTCGGAGTTGATTCGGCGTCGCGGGTCGGTCAGCGTTCTCGACGCAGCGCATCGAAGATCTCGCGCACGGCCGGGGCCGCGACGCGGGAGCCGGAGTCGCCCTGGCTGATGACCACGACGACCGCGTAGCGGGGGCGTGTGGTCGGGCCGTAGCCCGCGAACCAGGCAGTCGCCTCCTTCCCGAAGACCTCCCCCGTGCCGGTCTTGCCGGCGACCGGGTAGTCCTGCTGCGGGAAGCCGGCGAATGCCGACCCCGCGGATCCTCCCGGTCTGGTCACC is a genomic window containing:
- the fdhF gene encoding formate dehydrogenase subunit alpha; amino-acid sequence: MTTSHVATHSSYAPERDLGTPAVAGPRTAHVIVDGVGVDVAPGTSVLRAAKEAGVDIPKLCATDSLKAFGSCRLCVVEIDGAKGTPASCTTPCADGMVVSTQTEQVRQVRQGVMELYLSDHPADCPGCARGNCEMQALAREVGVAEVRYGLGGANHLSDTADTSNPYFAYDPKACIVCSRCVRACAEVQGTFALTVEGRGFDSRITAGGAPSFLESECVSCGACVQACPTDALTEKSVIELGMPTRSVDTTCAYCGVGCSFRAEVQGTGDETRVVRMMPSKDGGANEGHSCVKGRFAYGYTNHRDRQLEPMVRDTIDDEWRSVSWAEAIDRVALGFKEIQRRHGVGAIGGISSSRCTNEEVYVVQKMVRAAFRNNNIDTCARVCHSPTGYGLNQTFGTSAGTQDFSSVEHCDVMLLIGANPTDAHPVFGSRMKRRLREGAQIIVADPRRIDLVRSPHVEAAHHLPLLPGSNVAFINAMAHTIVTEGLHDEGFLRSRCEGVDDYLEFIARDENSPEETAQATGIDPAELRAAARLYAAGPNSAIYYGLGVTEHSQGSTMVMGLANLAMLTGNVGREGVGVNPLRGQNNVQGSCDMGSFPHELPGYRHVGLDDVRAIYESLWGLPLDPEPGLRIPNMFDAAIGGSFKGLYVQGEDIAQSDPNLNHVREALTSMELVVVQDLFLNETAKYAHVFLPGTSFLEKDGTFTNAERRLNRVRPVLPSRTGKDEWEIVCDIATAMGYPMSYPDAAAIMDEIAATTPTFAGLSFQRLDAEGSLQWPVNDQSPHGTPTMHVGQFVRGKGKLIPTVFVPTTETTNRRFPLILTTGRILTQYNVGAQTRRTANETWHPEDVLEIHPADAEVRGIRTGDRVELSSRVGTTTLHALVSERMQPGVVYTTFHHPVTGANVVTTENSDWATNCPEYKVTAVQVGVANAGDEALAHASEAVASR
- a CDS encoding formate dehydrogenase subunit delta, giving the protein MSGTVPPEIRLGNDIARAMHHLPPDQAATTLATHLKKFWEPRMRRALVERVRTDDPRVDPLLARATMTYLADQVDHAEVAEPSGG
- the lpdA gene encoding dihydrolipoyl dehydrogenase translates to MADFDVVVLGAGPGGYVAAIRAAQLGKKVAVVEKQYWGGVCLNVGCIPSKALLRNAEIAHIITHEKKTFGIEGEATMSYGPTHARSRGVAEASAKGVHYLMKKNKIEEVDGWGTITSATSLDVALNDGSTRSITFDNLIIGTGAVVRMLPGMQVSTNVVTYEEQILDANLPGSIIIGGSGAIGVEFAYVMKNFGVDVTIVEFLDRMVPTEDADVSKELFKQYKKLGVKVLLSTAVQNVEDTGSGVRVTVTPATGGDEQVLEADKFLAAFGFAPRTQGYGLESLGVAMTERGAIEVDGRCRTSVPNVYAIGDVTGKLMLAHTAEAMGVVAAETIGDAETMELNYDMIPRATFCQPQIASFGYSEAQAKEKGYDVKTSSFPFSANGKARGMAEGVGFVKIVADAEHNEILGAHMIGPEVTELLPALTLAQQWDLTADEVARNVFAHPTLSEAMKEAVEGIVGHMINL
- a CDS encoding FUSC family protein; this encodes MDDYLRSDARVLDALDRAWESSRAGVSTRLARLRSRAFLVVQCALAAGVAWFVASDLLAHQTPFFAPIVAVVCLGISYGQRLRRVVEVAVGVAVGVFTADLFVSVAGSGGWQIAVVVLVAMSLATLVGGGPILVTQAGVQGIVVAALAPTPGQAFVRWTDALVGGAVALVAASIAPQAPLRRPRVAASQAARKISELLRGAAASAEDGDVGAAAAVLASARETESLLRELRTAADEGLSVLHSSPFSRRQAGGVRKMADLIDPLDLAMRSTRVLVRKVTVVVGRGERLPAGYRESIDELADAADLIARTLAENASPETGRKAVLKVAVGTSRLPRTDNLVVETVLAQLRSVVVDLLQVTGVDVDEAIAALPRERPRA